The Mycobacterium riyadhense sequence CCGCCGACAAGTGGGGCCACGACCGGGTTGCCCAGGTGATCACCTTCGGCACCATTAAAACCAAAGCGGCGCTGAAAGATTCGGCGCGCATCCACTACGGCCAGCCCGGCTTCGCGATCGCCGACCGGATCACCAAGGCGCTGCCGCCGCCGATCATGGCCAAAGACATTCCGCTCGCCGGGATCACCGACCCCAGCCACGAGCGGTACAAGGAAGCCGCCGAGGTGCGCAGCCTCATCGAAACCGACCCGGATGTGCGCACCATCTACCAGACCGCGCGCGGCCTCGAGGGTCTGATCCGCAACGCAGGCGTGCACGCGTGCGCGGTGATCATGAGCAGTGAACCGCTGACCGAGGCCATCCCACTGTGGAAGCGGCCGCAGGACGGTGCCATCATCACCGGCTGGGATTACCCGTCGTGCGAGGCCATCGGCCTGCTGAAGATGGACTTCCTGGGGCTGCGCAACCTGACGATCATCGGCGACGCCATCGAAAACATCAAGGCCAACAAGGGAGTTGACCTCGACCTGGAATCGGTGCCGCTCGACGACAAGCCCACCTACGAGCTCTTGGGCCGCGGCGACACCCTTGGCGTGTTCCAGCTCGACGGCGGGCCGATGCGCGACCTGCTGCGTCGCATGCAACCGACCGGCTTCGAAGACGTCGTCGCCGTCATCGCGTTGTACCGGCCCGGCCCGATGGGCATGAACGCCCACAACGACTACGCCGACCGCAAGAACAACCGGCAGGCCATCAAACCGATTCACCCCGAACTCGAAGAACCACTGCGTGAAATCCTCGCCGAGACCTACGGCCTCATCGTCTATCAAGAGCAGATCATGCGCATCGCGCAGAAGGTGGCCAGCTACTCGCTTGCCCGAGCCGACATTCTGCGCAAGGCCATGGGCAAAAAGAAGCGCGAGGTTCTGGAGAAAGAGTTTGAGGGCTTCTCCGACGGGATGAAGGCGAACGGATTCTCGGCTGGCGCGATCAAGGCGCTGTGGGACACCATCCTGCCGTTCGCCGACTACGCGTTCAACAAGTCACACGCCGCCGGCTACGGCATGGTTTCCTATTGGACCGCCTACCTGAAGGCCAACTATCCCGCCGAATACATGGCCGGATTGTTGACGTCGGTGGGTGACGACAAGGACAAGGCCGCCGTCTATCTGGCCGACTGCCGCAAGCTCGGCATCACGGTGTTGCCGCCGGACGTCAACGAGTCCGGCCTGAACTTCGCGTCGGTGGGCGACGACATTCGCTACGGGTTGGGCGCGGTACGCAACGTCGGCGCCAACGTGGTCGGTTCGTTGATCAAAACTCGCAACGACAAGGGCAAGTTCACCGACTTCTCGGACTACCTGAACAAGATCGACATCTCGGCATGCAACAAGAAGGTCACCGAGTCGCTGATCAAGGCGGGCGCGTTCGACACGCTGGGACACGCTCGCAAGGGCCTTTTCCTGGTGCACACCGACGCGGTGGATTCGGTGCTGGGCACCAAGAAGGCCGAGGCGATGGGGCAGTTCGATCTGTTCGGCGGCAGCGATGCCGGCGCCGATGCGGTATTCACCATCAAGGTGCCCGACGACGAGTGGGAAGACAAGCACAAGCTGGCCCTGGAGCGGGAGATGCTGGGCCTGTACGTGTCGGGGCATCCGCTCAACGGCGTCGCTCACCTGCTTTCCGCCCAGGTCGACACGGCGATCCCGGCGATCTTGGACGGCGATGTGTCCAACGAGGCCCAGGTCCGCGTGGGCGGCATTCTGGCCGCCGTGAACCGGCGTGTCAACAAGAACGGAATGCCCTGGGCGTCGGCGCAATTGGAGGATCTCACCGGCGGCATTGAAGTGATGTTCTTCCCGCACACCTACTCCACCTACGGTGCCGACATCGCCGACGATGCGGTGGTGCTGATCAACGCCAAGGTGGCGGTGCGCGACGACCGGGTGGCTTTGATCGCCAACGAACTTGTGGTGCCCGACTTTTCCAATGCGCAAGCGGATCGACCGCTGGCCGTCAGCCTGCCCACCCGACAGTGCACGTTCGACAAGGTGAGTGCGCTCAAGCAGGTGCTGGCGCGCCACCCCGGTACCTCGCAGGTTCATCTGCGGCTCATCAGCGGGGACCGGATCACCACGCTGGAGCTGGATCAGTCGCTGCGGGTGACGCCCTCGCCGGCGTTAATGGGCGACCTCAAAGAATTGCTCGGTCCGGGGTGCTTGGGCGGCTAGGGCGTGTCTCCCGAATATTTGCGTCCTGACTGGTGAGGATTGTCCAGTGACGCGAATGGGTGTGATTTCAGATGAGTTCTGGGCGGTGGTCGAGCCGGTGATGCCGTCGCATGAGGGCAAGCGCGGCAACAGGTTTAGTGATCATCGGCTGATTCTGGAAGGGATTGTCTGGCGGTTTCGCACGGGAAGCCCGTGGCGGGACCTGCCTGCGGAGTTTGGGCCCTGGCAAACGGTGTGGAAGCGCCATCACCGGTGGTCGCTGGATGGCACCTACGACGAGATGTTCGCCCACGTCGCAGCCGCGTGCGGGTCCGGCGCCGAGATGACCGAGGGCATCGAGAAGTTGTTGTCGGTGGATTCGACGAACGTGCGGGCACACCAGCACAGTGCGGGTGCGCGCTCGGACACGCTGCACACAGGGGGCACTGTCGAATTACAAGAAATCCGCCGATGAGCCCGACGATCATGCGATCGGCCGTTCGCGTGGCGGGCTGACCACCAAGATCCACGCTTTGACCGATCAGCGCCAAGCTCCGGTGAGGATCCGATTGACCGCCGGCCAGGCCGGCGACAATCCGCAACTGATGCCCCTGCTCGACGACTATCGCCAGGCATGCGCCGAATACGCCCTGGGCAGCACGGATTTTCGGTTGCTCGCCGACAAGGCCTACTCGCACCCGAGTACCCGTACCGCATTACGGTCTAAGAAGATCAAGCACACCATTCCCGAACGCCAAGATCAGATTGACCGGCGCAAGGCCAAGGGGTCAGCCGGCGGGCGGCCACCGGCTTTCGACGCGACGCTCTACGGGCTGCGCAACACCGTCGAACGCGGCTTCAGCCGGCTCAAGCAGTGGCGCGGAATCGCGACCCGCTACGACAAATACGCCCTGACCTACCTCGGCGGCGTGCTACTGGCCTGCTCCGTCATCCACGCCAGGGTAGGGGCCAACAAATCGGGAGACACGCCCTAAGCGGGCGGCTGCGACGGCGCGGTGAAATGACCTCCGGGCGTCACCGCCAATGTTAGTGCGGCCCAACAAGTTCCAGACTGATCGCTAGTGGATCCAACCCGATGCTTGATCTTCTGCGTTGAGGTACCCGGAGACCTCGTCGCTGAAGTTCGCGAAGCCCGACATGAGGTTGCCGAAGTTGAAAAAGCCCGAAATTGACGTTCCCACGTTGACGAAACCCGAGTTGGCGGCGGTGCCGGTGACTGTGGCTGCCGCGTTTCTGAAGCCCGAGCTGTAGTCACCAACGTTGATGATGCCCGCGTTGTAGTTGCCCTTGTTTGCAAGGCCCGCATTGCCGGTGACGGCGGGGTCCTGACCGGTGTTGTGATCGCTATTGTCGTGGTCGAAGCCCGAGTTATTGGTGCCGGTGTGTGCGTACCCCGAGTTATTGGTGCCGGTGTGCACCCAGCCCGAGTTTTCGACGGGTTGGTTAACCGAGTTGAACAACCCCGTGTTGAGGTCGCCCGAGTTGAGAAAGCCTGTGTTGATGTTGCCCGAGTTGAAGGAACCGGTGTTCGTGTCGCCCGAGTTGAAGTCACCCGTGTTTGTGCTACCCGCATTAAAACTGCCGACGTTTGTGTGGCCTGAGTTGAACAAACCCATGCTGCCACTGACCAAATTTCCGCCCGAGTTTCCGAATCCCGTGTTGGTGGTGCCCGAGTTGAACCAGCCCGTGTTGGTGGTGCCCGAGTTGAACCAGCCCGTGCTGGTGCTGGCCGAGTTGAACCAGCCCGTGCTGAGCGGGCCCGAGTTGCTGAGGCCCGTGCTGAGCTCGCCCGAGTTGCCGAAGCCCGAGTTGCGGTAGCCCGAACTGCCGAACTCCACGCTCAAGGCACCTTTTCCGGTGCCCGAGTTGTGTGCGCCGATGTTTGAATCGCCCGAGTTGAAGAAGCCGATGTTACCGTTGCCCGAGTTTCCGAAGCCGATGTTTCCGCTACCGGAATTCAGGGCGCCGAAACCTATCTGGTTATCGCCGGTGAGTCCGAAGCCGATGTTATTGCTGCCGCGGTTCCCGAAGCCGATGTTGTTGAAGCCTTTGTTCCCGAATCCGATATTGCCAGTGCCAAAGTTGCCGCTGCCAAGGTTCGTGTCGCCGGTGTTGCCGTTACCAAAGTTGGTATTGCCGGTGTTGCCGAACCCAAAATTCGAGTTTCCGGTGTTGCCGCCGCCCAGGTTGAGATTGCCGGTATTTCCGCTGCCAAAGTTGGAATGGCCGGTATTCCCACTACCCGGGTTTGAGTTTCCGACGTTGCCGCTGCCGAGGTTGTAGCCGCCAATGTTTCCGCTACCCAGGTTGAGCCCTCCCGTGTTTCCGCTGCCGAGGTTGAAGTCGCCGGTATTGCCGCCACCCAGGTTGTAACTGCCGATGTTGCCGCTGCCAAGGTTGACGTTCCCGATGTTGGCGATGCCCAAGTTGGTGTCGCCCGTGTTGGCGCTACCCAAGTTGAAACTGCCAAGGTTGCCGATGCCCAGGCTGCCGCTGGCAAAGTTGAAGCCGCCGATGGTGACGTTACCCAGGTCCAGAAAGGGAAGCCCCGCGACGAACACTGCACCGCCGTTCGAGGCTGCCGCGCTCGACACTGGCACGAACGGCGTCAACAACGAGGCGACCGTCGAGACCTCGCCGTGGTAGCCAAGCATCGCGACCACATCCTGGGCCCACATCTCGTCATATGCGGCCTCGGTGGCCGCAATGGCCGGGGCGTTCTGCCCCAACAGATTCGCCGCCACCAGTGAGATCAGCCGACTCCGATTGGCCGTCACCGCGGCCGGATGCACCGTTGCCGCCAACGCTGTCTCGAACGCAGACGCGGCCGCCCGGGCCTGGTTCGCCGCCTGTTCGGCTTGGATCGCCACCGTGCGCAACAATCCCGCATAGGAGCCCGCAACGCCCGTCATCGCGGCCGCTGCCGGACCCCGCCAGGCGCCGCCGACCAACTGAGAGGTCACCGACGAAAATGAGGCCGCTGCCGAACCCAAGTCGCCGGCCAGCCCATCCCAGGCCGACGCCGCCGCCAACATCGGTCCAGATCCCGCACCGGTGAATAGCAGCACCGAATTGACCTCCGGCGGCAACACCGAAAAATTCATCACAACCATCCCGTCGGCCAGCAATGCACGATGGGCCGACGACGTTGTGCGAGCCCAAACCGCAGCGAATCCTATGGATAGACAGCGGGCTTTGGGGCGGCACAGGTTAAATCCGTGTAACGCCGGCCCAACGATGAGGCAGCTGTGACTCTTGTTACGTGCGACGCTCGGAATTCACACGGTGGCAAACCGATAGCGCAAGATGCGTGCCTTACGGGCACCCGCCTTGAACTTCGCGAATACCTTGGTAGCCAAGCGAATCCAGCCCGGAAACAACTCAACCTCGGGAGCATGCGCCAGGCTGGCCTCTTCCACGAGCGTTAACCGCGGATTCCAGGACTCCGCTACCCGGGGCCACCGGCTATCGAGCGCCCTGGCGTACCGGGTCAGCAGCGCAGTCCGCTCAACCGGGGACAGATTGCTGACGTCGATGCTTGGACTGACACCCACTGTCGCCAACGTACTCGGCGCCCCGCCGGCCGGCGAGGCCAAGCGTGCGGGCTTCCGCGCCCCACGACGCGGACGTACGCTCACCGATGTGATGCGGGCAGTGCTGATTCGGGGCTAAGGAGAACCGAAATGACCACAACCGGGCGTCCGACGACCATGTGCGAGGCATTCCAGCGCACCGCGGCGATCGATCCGGACGCCGTGGCGCTGCGGACGCCGGGCGCCACGCAGACGTTGACCTGGCGCGAGTATGCGGCGCAGGTGCGCCAGGTCGCCGCCGGCCTAGCGGGTCTTGGTGTGCGGCGCGGCGACACCGTGTCGCTGATGATGGCAAACCGGATCGAGTTCTATCCGCTCGAGGTAGGTGCCCAACACGTTGGCGCAACCTCGTTTTCGGTGTACAACACGCTGCCCGCCGAGCAGCTGTCCTACCTGTTCGACAATGCCGGCACCAAGGTGGTGATGTGCGAAGAACAATACGTCGACCGCGTGCGCGCCAGCGGTGCCCCCATCGAACACATCATCTGCATTGACGGGACGCCGGCGGGCACACTCTCGGTCGACGACCTGTATGCCGCCGGCAGCACGGATTTCGACTTCGAGTCGAGCTGGCGCGCCGTAGCGCCCGACGACATAGTCACTTTGATTTACACCTCCGGGACGACGGGAAACCCGAAGGGCGTGGAAATGACCCATACGAACATCCTGTTTGAGGGTCACGCCATCGACGAGGTACTCGGAATCCAGTCCGGTGACCGGGTCACGTCGTTCTTGCCGACGGCCCACATCGCCGACCGGATGACGGGCCTGTATCTGCAGGAAATGTTCGGCACCCAGGTCACGGCGCTGTCTGACGGACGCGCAATCGCGGCCGCGCTGCCCGACGTGCGGCCGACGGTATGGGGAGCGGTGCCTCGGGTTTGGGAAAAGCTCAAGGCCGGAATCGAATTCACGGTCAGCCACGAGACCGACGAGATGAAGCGACAGGCGATGCAGTGGGCGCTGTCGGTGGCCGTCAAGCGTGCCGACGCCCTGCTGGCCGGTGACTCGTTGTCGGATGAGGTTGCCGCCGAATGGGCTAAGGCCGACGAGTTGGTGTTGTCCAAGCTGCGCGAGCGGCTCGGCTTCGGCGAGCTTCGGTGGGCCATCTCGGGAGCGGCGCCGATCCCCAGGGAGACCCTGGCGTTCTTCGCCGGCATCGGCGTCCCTATCGCCGAGATCTGGGGGATGTCCGAGCTCAGTTGCGTGGCTACCGCAAGCCATCCCCGCGACGCACGTCTGGGCACCGTCGGCAAACTGCTGCCCGGATTGGAGGGCAAGATCGCCGACGACGGCGAGTTTCTGGTGCGCGGTCCGCTGGTGATGAACGGCTACCGGCGGGAACCGGAGAAGACCGCCGAGGCGATCGACGCCGACGGCTGGCTCCATACCGGTGACATCTTCGACATCGACGCTGACGGTTATCTACGAGTGGTGGATCGCAAGAAGGAGTTGATCATCAATGCGGCCGGCAAGAACATGTCACCGGCCAACATCGAGAACACCATCTTGGCCGCGTGCCCGATGGTCGGCGTCATGCTCGCAATCGGCGATGGGCGACCGTACAACACCGCGCTCATGGTCTTCGACGCTGACTCGGTGGGCCCGTATGCGGCCAGGCGCGGATTAGCGGTCTCGCCCGCTGCCTTGGCAGCCGATCCCGAGGTGATCGCACAGATCGCCGCCGGGGTGGCCGCGGGCAACGCGAAACTGTCTCGGGTGGAACAGATCAAGCGGTTCCGCATCTTGCCCACTCTGTGGGAGCCCGGCGGTGATGAGATAACGCTGACGATGAAGCTCAAGCGCCGGCCGATCGCCACCAAATACGCCGCGGAGATTGAGGAGCTCTACGCGCCTGAGCCGGGACCGCAGATTCACGAACCCGCCGCCGCACCGACGGCACAACCGGTGTGATGGGGGAGCGGCGGTGACTGCACGCGAGGTCGGCCGGGTAGGAGTGCGAAAGTTATTGCAGCGCACCGGCATTATTGACGAGTCGACGGCACCCTTGGCGACCGACCCGGACGAGGTCGCCGAGCTGTTGAACGCCCGATGGTTTGGCGAGCGGCTGGATGCGCTGGCTGACGAGCTGGGCCGCGACCCGCAGAGCGTGCATTCGGAGGCCGCGGGATATCTGCGCGAGGTAGCGGCTTCGCTGGACGAGCGAGCGGTGCAGGCGTGGCGTGGCTTCAGTCGGTGGCTGATGCGAGCCTACGACGTGCTGGTCGACGAGGACCAGATCGCGGAGCTGCGCAAGCTGGATCGCAAGGCGACGCTGGCCTTTGCCTTTTCGCATCGGTCCTACTTGGACGGCCTGTTGCTGCCGGAGGTGATCCAGGCCAACCGCCTCTCGGCGGCGCTGACGTTCGGCGGGTCCAACCTGAACTTCTTTCCGATGGGCGGCTTCGCCAAGCGCACCGGCACGATCTTCATCCGGCGGCAGACCAAAGACATTCCGGTCTACCGGTTCGTGCTGCGGGCCTACACCGCGCAGCTGGTACAGAACCACGTCAATCTCACCTGGTCGATCGAAGGGGGACGGACCCGAACCGGCAAGCTGCGGCCTCCGGTGTTCGGCATCCTGCGCTACATCACCGACGCGGTCGACGAAATCGATGGGCCCGAGGTGTATTTGGTGCCGACGTCCATCGTCTACGACCAGCTGCACGAGGTGGAGGCGATGACCACCGAGGCCTACGGTGCGGTGAAGCGACCCGAAGACCTTCGGTTCTTGATCCGGCTATCGCGCCAGCAAGGTGAACGGCTGGGCCGTGCCTATCTCGATTTCGGTGACCCGTTGCCGCTGCGCAAGCGCCTCGAGGAGATGCGCGCCGACCCGTCGGGCACCGGCACCGAAATCGAACGCATCGCGTTGGACGTGGAGCATCGGATCAACCGCGCCACGCCGGTCACGCCCACGGCGGTGGTGAGTCTGGCATTGCTGGGAGCGGACCGCTCGCTGTCCATCAGCGAGGTGCTGGCCACGGTGCAACCCTTGGCGAGCTATATCGCCGCGCGGAACTGGAAAGTCGCCGGAGCCGCCGACCTGACGAATCGCTCGACAATTCGGTGGACGTTGCACCAGATGGTTGCCTCGGGAGTGGTCAGCGTTTACGACGCCGGGACCGAAGCGGTGTGGGGCGTCGGCGCAGATCGGCATTTGGTAGCGGCGTTTTACCGCAACACCGCCATCCACATTCTGGTCGATCGCGCCATTGCCGAGCTGGCGTTACTTGCGGCTAGTGAAGCATCAGCGGACGGCACCGTCGCCCCGGCGATGGTGCGCGACGAGGCGCTGCGTCTTCGCGAGTTGCTGAAATTCGAGTTTTTGTTCTCCGCACGTGCGCAGTTCGAGAAGGACCTCGCCGACGAAGTGCGCCTGATCGGGCCGGTCGCGGACACCACCAAGGCCGCCAGCGCGGCTGACGTGGGGCGGCTGCTGGAATCGGCGGACCTGCTGCTGGCGCATCTGGTGTTGCGTCCGTTCCTCGACGCGTATCACATCGTCGCCGATCGGCTGGCCGCCCTCGAGGACGAACAGCTCGACGAGGATGCGTTCCTGGCTGAATGTCTACAGGTGGGCAAGCAGTGGGAGCTGCAGCGCAGAATCGCCAACGCCGAGTCGAGGTCGATGGAACTGTTCAAGACCGCGCTGCGGCTAGGGCGTGTCTCCCGATTTGTTGGCCCCTACCCTGGCGTGGATGACGGAGCAGGCCAGTAGCACGCCGCCGAGGTAGGTCAGGGCGTATTTGTCGTAGCGGGTCGCGATTCCGCGCCACTGCTTGAGCCGGCTGAAGCCGCGTTCGACGGTGTTGCGCAGCCCGTAGAGCGTCGCGTCGAAAGCCGGTGGCCGCCCGCCGGCTGACCCCTTGGCCTTGCGCCGGTCAATCTGATCTTGGCGTTCGGGAATGGTGTGCTTGATCTTCTTAGACCGTAATGCGGTACGGGTACTCGGGTGCGAGTAGGCCTTGTCGGCGAGCAACCGAAAATCCGTGCTGCCCAGGGCGTATTCGGCGCATGCCTGGCGATAGTCGTCGAGCAGGGGCATCAGTTGCGGATTGTCGCCGGCCTGGCCGGCGGTCAATCGGATCCTCACCGGAGCTTGGCGCTGATCGGTCAAAGCGTGGATCTTGGTGGTCAGCCCGCCACGCGAACGGCCGATCGCATGATCGTCGGGCTCATCGGCGGATTTCTTGTAATTCGACAGTGCCCCCTGTGTGCAGCGTGTCCGAGCGCGCACCCGCACTGTGCTGGTGTGCCCGCACGTTCGTCGAATCCACCGACAACAACTTCTCGATGCCCTCGGTCATCTCGGCGCCGGACCCGCACGCGGCTGCGACGTGGGCGAACATCTCGTCGTAGGTGCCATCCAGCGACCACCGGTGATGGCGCTTCCACACCGTTTGCCAGGGCCCAAACTCCGCAGGCAGGTCCCGCCACGGGCTTCCCGTGCGAAACCGCCAGACAATCCCTTCCAGAATCAGCCGATGATCACTAAACCTGTTGCCGCGCTTGCCCTCATGCGACGGCATCACCGGCTCGACCACCGCCCAGAACTCATCTGAAATCACACCCATTCGCGTCACTGGACAATCCTCACCAGTCAGGACGCAAATATTCGGGAGACACGCCCTAGCCCGGCATCGCGAGCTGGTCTCGGATTTTCAAGGCGCTGATCATGGGCACGTTGCCAAACGTCGACAGGAATTCGCAGACGAGATCGCGACGGCGACAAGGCGCGTCAATGTGATTGCCGAACTGGCCAGGAGGCGATGATCCCGTCGACAGGGCAGGCCGTCGACGGGGCACGGCAGTGCTGGGTGCCGTGCTCGACGGTCGGACCACGCGGCGATCGATCGTGACCCGTTTAACGGCGAACGGTAGACGCGCAGTCATGGCGGGCATACGCTGAATGTGATCTCGGTCACTCGCGGAACATCGAGGAGGCGGGACGGTGATTGTGGCCACGACGCACTTCCCGAAGCAAAAGGCGCCCTGCGGACATATGGCAGATGGTGAGCATCACATCGAGGGTGACGACGACGGCCTCTCATACGACGACTTGACGTTCTCCTGCGGGTGCCGCGAGATCCGGCACGTGTACCACGACGGATCTACTCGCATACGAACGATCCGACACGACGGCAAAATATTGCGGGACGAGCACTCCGGCGAACACGAGTCGTTCGAGGTGTAAGCCACGGCGATGACCGCGACACAC is a genomic window containing:
- the dnaE gene encoding DNA polymerase III subunit alpha; this encodes MNQSSFVHLHNHTEYSMLDGAAKITPMLAEVERLGMPAIGMTDHGNMFGASEFYNSVTKAGIKPIIGVEAYIAPGSRFDTRRISWGDPSQKADDVSGSGSYTHLTMMAENAAGLRNLFKLSSLASFEGQLSKWSRMDAELIAEHAEGIIITTGCPSGEVQTRLRLGQDREALQAAAKWREIVGPDNYFLELMDHGLTIERRVREGLLEIGRKLDIPPLATNDCHYVTRDAAHNHEALLCVQTGKTLSDPNRFKFDGDGYYLKSAAEMRQLWDDEVPGACDSTLLIAERVQSYADVWTPRDRMPIFPVPEGHDQASWLRHEVDAGLNRRFAAGPPESYVTRAAYEIDVICAKGFPSYFLIVADLINYARSVGIRVGPGRGSAAGSLVAYALGITDIDPIPHGLLFERFLNPERTSMPDIDIDFDDRRRGEMVRYAADKWGHDRVAQVITFGTIKTKAALKDSARIHYGQPGFAIADRITKALPPPIMAKDIPLAGITDPSHERYKEAAEVRSLIETDPDVRTIYQTARGLEGLIRNAGVHACAVIMSSEPLTEAIPLWKRPQDGAIITGWDYPSCEAIGLLKMDFLGLRNLTIIGDAIENIKANKGVDLDLESVPLDDKPTYELLGRGDTLGVFQLDGGPMRDLLRRMQPTGFEDVVAVIALYRPGPMGMNAHNDYADRKNNRQAIKPIHPELEEPLREILAETYGLIVYQEQIMRIAQKVASYSLARADILRKAMGKKKREVLEKEFEGFSDGMKANGFSAGAIKALWDTILPFADYAFNKSHAAGYGMVSYWTAYLKANYPAEYMAGLLTSVGDDKDKAAVYLADCRKLGITVLPPDVNESGLNFASVGDDIRYGLGAVRNVGANVVGSLIKTRNDKGKFTDFSDYLNKIDISACNKKVTESLIKAGAFDTLGHARKGLFLVHTDAVDSVLGTKKAEAMGQFDLFGGSDAGADAVFTIKVPDDEWEDKHKLALEREMLGLYVSGHPLNGVAHLLSAQVDTAIPAILDGDVSNEAQVRVGGILAAVNRRVNKNGMPWASAQLEDLTGGIEVMFFPHTYSTYGADIADDAVVLINAKVAVRDDRVALIANELVVPDFSNAQADRPLAVSLPTRQCTFDKVSALKQVLARHPGTSQVHLRLISGDRITTLELDQSLRVTPSPALMGDLKELLGPGCLGG
- a CDS encoding PPE family protein encodes the protein MNFSVLPPEVNSVLLFTGAGSGPMLAAASAWDGLAGDLGSAAASFSSVTSQLVGGAWRGPAAAAMTGVAGSYAGLLRTVAIQAEQAANQARAAASAFETALAATVHPAAVTANRSRLISLVAANLLGQNAPAIAATEAAYDEMWAQDVVAMLGYHGEVSTVASLLTPFVPVSSAAASNGGAVFVAGLPFLDLGNVTIGGFNFASGSLGIGNLGSFNLGSANTGDTNLGIANIGNVNLGSGNIGSYNLGGGNTGDFNLGSGNTGGLNLGSGNIGGYNLGSGNVGNSNPGSGNTGHSNFGSGNTGNLNLGGGNTGNSNFGFGNTGNTNFGNGNTGDTNLGSGNFGTGNIGFGNKGFNNIGFGNRGSNNIGFGLTGDNQIGFGALNSGSGNIGFGNSGNGNIGFFNSGDSNIGAHNSGTGKGALSVEFGSSGYRNSGFGNSGELSTGLSNSGPLSTGWFNSASTSTGWFNSGTTNTGWFNSGTTNTGFGNSGGNLVSGSMGLFNSGHTNVGSFNAGSTNTGDFNSGDTNTGSFNSGNINTGFLNSGDLNTGLFNSVNQPVENSGWVHTGTNNSGYAHTGTNNSGFDHDNSDHNTGQDPAVTGNAGLANKGNYNAGIINVGDYSSGFRNAAATVTGTAANSGFVNVGTSISGFFNFGNLMSGFANFSDEVSGYLNAEDQASGWIH
- the fadD11 gene encoding fatty acid--CoA ligase FadD11 encodes the protein MTTTGRPTTMCEAFQRTAAIDPDAVALRTPGATQTLTWREYAAQVRQVAAGLAGLGVRRGDTVSLMMANRIEFYPLEVGAQHVGATSFSVYNTLPAEQLSYLFDNAGTKVVMCEEQYVDRVRASGAPIEHIICIDGTPAGTLSVDDLYAAGSTDFDFESSWRAVAPDDIVTLIYTSGTTGNPKGVEMTHTNILFEGHAIDEVLGIQSGDRVTSFLPTAHIADRMTGLYLQEMFGTQVTALSDGRAIAAALPDVRPTVWGAVPRVWEKLKAGIEFTVSHETDEMKRQAMQWALSVAVKRADALLAGDSLSDEVAAEWAKADELVLSKLRERLGFGELRWAISGAAPIPRETLAFFAGIGVPIAEIWGMSELSCVATASHPRDARLGTVGKLLPGLEGKIADDGEFLVRGPLVMNGYRREPEKTAEAIDADGWLHTGDIFDIDADGYLRVVDRKKELIINAAGKNMSPANIENTILAACPMVGVMLAIGDGRPYNTALMVFDADSVGPYAARRGLAVSPAALAADPEVIAQIAAGVAAGNAKLSRVEQIKRFRILPTLWEPGGDEITLTMKLKRRPIATKYAAEIEELYAPEPGPQIHEPAAAPTAQPV